A single window of Ctenopharyngodon idella isolate HZGC_01 chromosome 24, HZGC01, whole genome shotgun sequence DNA harbors:
- the LOC127506836 gene encoding histone H3: MARTKQTARKSTGGKAPRKQLATKAARKSAPATGGVKKPHRYRPGTVALREIRRYQKSTELLIRKLPFQRLVREIAQDFKTDLRFQSSAVMALQEASEAYLVGLFEDTNLCAIHAKRVTIMPKDIQLARRIRGERA, encoded by the coding sequence ATGGCAAGGACCAAGCAGACTGCTCGTAAATCCACCGGTGGTAAAGCCCCGAGGAAGCAGCTCGCTACCAAAGCCGCTCGTAAGAGCGCTCCGGCCACCGGTGGCGTCAAGAAGCCCCATCGTTACAGGCCCGGGACCGTGGCTCTCCGAGAGATCCGCCGTTATCAGAAGTCCACCGAGCTGCTGATCCGTAAACTGCCCTTCCAGCGGCTGGTGAGAGAAATCGCTCAGGATTTCAAGACAGATCTGCGCTTCCAGAGCTCCGCTGTCATGGCCCTGCAGGAGGCCAGCGAGGCTTATTTGGTCGGTCTGTTTGAGGACACCAACCTGTGCGCCATCCACGCCAAGAGGGTCACCATCATGCCCAAGGACATTCAGCTGGCCCGCCGCATCCGCGGAGAGCGTGCCTAA
- the LOC127506865 gene encoding histone H2A: MSGRGKTGGKARAKAKTRSSRAGLQFPVGRVHRLLRKGNYAERVGAGAPVYLAAVLEYLTAEILELAGNAARDNKKTRIIPRHLQLAVRNDEELNKLLGGVTIAQGGVLPNIQAVLLPKKTEKPAKSK, from the coding sequence ATGAGCGGTAGAGGCAAAACCGGAGGCAAAGCAAGAGCCAAGGCTAAGACTCGCTCATCCAGGGCAGGACTCCAGTTTCCCGTCGGCCGTGTTCACAGGCTTCTCCGCAAAGGCAACTACGCCGAGCGCGTCGGTGCTGGTGCTCCTGTTTATCTGGCGGCTGTGCTCGAGTATCTTACCGCTGAGATCTTGGAGTTGGCTGGAAATGCCGCTCGGGACAACAAGAAAACCCGTATCATCCCCCGTCATCTGCAGCTGGCGGTGCGCAACGACGAAGAGTTGAACAAACTTCTGGGCGGAGTGACCATCGCTCAGGGCGGTGTGCTGCCCAACATCCAGGCTGTGCTGCTGCCCAAGAAGACCGAGAAACCCGCCAAATCCAAATAA